From the genome of bacterium, one region includes:
- a CDS encoding arsenate reductase ArsC → MARVLFVCLHNAGRSQMSQAFFETHAAGRHEARSAGTAPAERVHPEVVAVMQEAGLDLRARIPRTLTDELAAWADIVVTMGCGDQCPFIPGKRYLDWDLPDPKGLPPAGVRRIRDDIRGRVQGLLDELGDG, encoded by the coding sequence ATGGCGCGCGTGCTGTTCGTCTGCCTCCACAACGCCGGGCGCTCGCAGATGAGCCAGGCCTTCTTCGAAACGCACGCCGCGGGCCGGCACGAGGCGCGCTCCGCGGGGACGGCGCCCGCGGAGCGCGTGCATCCGGAAGTCGTCGCCGTGATGCAAGAAGCCGGCCTCGATCTGCGCGCCCGGATCCCGCGGACGCTGACCGACGAGCTGGCGGCGTGGGCGGACATCGTCGTGACGATGGGCTGCGGCGACCAGTGTCCGTTCATTCCCGGCAAACGGTATCTCGACTGGGACCTGCCCGATCCGAAGGGGCTGCCGCCGGCCGGGGTGCGGCGCATCCGGGATGACATCCGCGGCCGGGTGCAGGGCCTTCTCGACGAGCTCGGCGACGGATGA
- a CDS encoding alkaline phosphatase family protein produces the protein MKRVVVVILDGLRRDLVTAAYMPSLAAFRARAEDFGAHRSVFPSATRVVSASFATGCHPARHGLQGNSVALLEDGVFVRHDAGGPDFLQHKRRMTGTALAVPTLAERVEGHGGVITFSNASPGAAYAHDPDGHGFLYNRAGSFGPGRVRVPAGDELRVPPGLAGDRAMTERFIAEVLTERRPALAVLWLHEPDHVQHGVPLGSPAHLVALRQADAHAGLVITAVDRLRDAGDDVLFVIGSDHGHQTVMGVVDVEAELIAAGLKAGPSSGDVLSVSSGTAALVYVHADHPERVPALGEFLSGCAWAGRVVPPNRLSEVGQAAREGLAFAISMRAENGANEYGVPGSSLEALPADGKSDHVGFGQHGGLGAYEQAPFLMIDGAGFQAGVTHVEPTSVVDVAPTVLRHLDLPGEGTDGRALQHVERRAPDEPSVLGPHRLFTDS, from the coding sequence ATGAAACGCGTCGTGGTCGTGATCCTCGACGGGCTGCGGCGGGATCTCGTGACCGCGGCGTACATGCCGTCGCTCGCGGCGTTCCGCGCGCGCGCGGAGGACTTCGGCGCCCACCGCTCGGTCTTTCCGTCCGCGACGCGGGTCGTCTCGGCCAGCTTCGCCACGGGATGCCATCCCGCCCGGCACGGTCTTCAGGGGAATTCGGTCGCGCTGCTCGAGGACGGCGTGTTCGTACGCCACGACGCCGGCGGACCGGACTTCCTCCAGCACAAGCGCCGGATGACGGGTACCGCGCTCGCCGTGCCGACGCTCGCGGAGCGCGTCGAGGGGCACGGCGGCGTGATCACGTTCAGCAACGCCTCCCCGGGTGCCGCGTACGCCCATGACCCGGATGGACACGGCTTCTTGTACAATCGGGCCGGGTCGTTCGGTCCCGGGCGCGTCCGGGTCCCGGCCGGCGACGAACTCCGCGTGCCGCCCGGTCTCGCCGGCGACAGGGCGATGACGGAGCGATTCATCGCCGAGGTCCTCACCGAGCGCCGCCCGGCGCTGGCCGTGCTGTGGTTGCATGAACCGGACCACGTGCAACACGGGGTGCCGCTCGGCTCGCCGGCCCACCTCGTGGCGCTCCGCCAGGCCGATGCCCATGCCGGATTGGTCATCACGGCGGTCGACCGCCTCCGCGACGCCGGCGACGACGTCCTGTTCGTCATCGGATCCGACCACGGGCACCAGACGGTCATGGGGGTCGTGGACGTCGAGGCGGAGCTGATCGCGGCGGGCCTCAAAGCCGGTCCGTCGTCTGGGGACGTCCTGTCGGTCTCGAGCGGCACGGCCGCGCTCGTCTATGTTCATGCCGACCACCCCGAGCGGGTGCCGGCGCTGGGCGAGTTCCTTTCCGGGTGCGCCTGGGCCGGGCGGGTCGTCCCGCCCAACCGGCTGTCCGAGGTCGGCCAGGCGGCGCGGGAGGGGTTGGCCTTTGCCATCTCGATGCGGGCCGAGAACGGCGCCAACGAGTACGGCGTGCCCGGATCGAGTCTCGAGGCGCTCCCGGCCGACGGCAAGTCGGATCATGTCGGCTTCGGCCAGCACGGCGGCCTCGGCGCGTACGAACAGGCGCCGTTCTTGATGATCGACGGCGCCGGTTTTCAAGCCGGTGTCACTCATGTCGAGCCGACCTCGGTGGTCGACGTCGCCCCGACGGTCCTCCGCCACCTCGATCTGCCGGGCGAGGGGACTGACGGGCGCGCGCTCCAGCACGTCGAGCGCCGTGCGCCGGACGAGCCGTCGGTGTTGGGCCCGCACCGACTCTTCACAGACTCTTAG
- a CDS encoding ATP-binding cassette domain-containing protein, with amino-acid sequence MRLPAGYTCVLGASGSGKSTLLAAIAGTLQPVAGRIEVDGEVLSDAGRECFRLPSIDGLGWCFKISCCAPMRPGHSNVLDSIGPLMLRLQHA; translated from the coding sequence GTGCGCCTCCCGGCGGGCTATACGTGCGTCCTCGGCGCCTCCGGATCGGGGAAGAGCACGCTCCTCGCGGCGATCGCAGGCACCCTTCAGCCGGTCGCGGGGCGCATCGAGGTCGATGGCGAGGTCCTGAGCGACGCTGGACGGGAGTGTTTCCGGCTCCCGAGCATCGACGGCTTGGGATGGTGTTTCAAGATTAGCTGCTGCGCCCCGATGCGGCCCGGACATAGCAACGTGCTTGACAGCATCGGACCGCTGATGCTACGTTTGCAGCATGCCTGA
- a CDS encoding type II toxin-antitoxin system VapC family toxin yields MGTISVLADTSAYSAFMAGHPDVKRALQLADAIYLTPIVLGELRAGFLRGRSRKKNEEELRAFLASPRVDVVDITEATAERYAAILDFLWKSGAPIPTNDIWIAASAMQHGLKLLTTDTHYAKVPHVVSECFTV; encoded by the coding sequence GTGGGAACGATAAGCGTCCTCGCAGACACGTCGGCCTACTCGGCATTCATGGCCGGCCATCCCGACGTCAAGCGGGCGCTCCAGCTGGCAGATGCGATTTACCTCACCCCCATCGTCCTGGGCGAGCTGCGTGCCGGATTCTTGAGGGGAAGGTCGCGGAAGAAGAACGAGGAAGAACTGCGGGCGTTCCTTGCGTCACCCCGCGTGGACGTGGTCGATATCACCGAGGCGACGGCGGAGCGATACGCGGCGATTCTCGACTTCCTGTGGAAAAGCGGCGCGCCTATCCCGACGAACGATATCTGGATCGCGGCGAGCGCGATGCAGCACGGGTTGAAATTGCTGACCACAGACACGCACTATGCAAAGGTCCCGCACGTGGTGAGCGAGTGTTTCACCGTCTGA
- a CDS encoding zinc-binding dehydrogenase, producing MKAIVLHGVGEPEALRPEEAPDPAPGPGQVVVRLRAAALNHRDLYICRGRYAGLRFPIIPGSDGTGEVAALGPGVTGVASGAAVVINPSLDWGDDPRAAGPRWRILGLPDNGTFAEQVAVPVASVYPAPHGLTDEEAAALPLAGLTAYRAVVTRGRVQRGETVLVLGIGGGVATFALLFARRAGARVLVTSGSDEKLARAQALGADAGFNYKTADWVKAVREATGGQGPDLIVDGTGGATFEQALDAARPGGRVVSYGATTGNVPELTVRRIFWKHLNVLGTTMGSPDDFRGMLAAFGDGTVRPVVDQVFPLAGAGRALRRMERSEQFGKIVLRIA from the coding sequence GTGAAGGCGATCGTGTTGCACGGAGTCGGGGAGCCGGAGGCGCTGCGCCCCGAGGAGGCGCCGGATCCCGCGCCCGGGCCGGGACAGGTGGTTGTCCGCCTGCGTGCCGCGGCGTTGAATCACCGCGACCTGTACATCTGCCGCGGCCGGTACGCCGGTCTTCGCTTTCCCATCATCCCGGGCTCGGACGGGACCGGCGAGGTCGCGGCGCTCGGCCCGGGCGTGACCGGCGTCGCGAGCGGTGCGGCGGTGGTCATCAATCCCAGCCTGGACTGGGGCGACGATCCGCGTGCGGCCGGGCCGCGGTGGCGGATTCTGGGGCTCCCCGACAACGGCACGTTCGCGGAACAGGTCGCAGTGCCGGTCGCCAGCGTGTACCCCGCTCCGCACGGTCTCACGGATGAAGAGGCCGCCGCGCTCCCGCTCGCGGGGCTCACCGCATATCGCGCGGTGGTCACGCGCGGCCGGGTCCAGCGCGGGGAGACAGTGCTGGTGCTGGGCATCGGCGGCGGAGTCGCGACGTTTGCCCTGCTCTTCGCCAGGCGGGCCGGCGCCCGCGTGCTCGTGACCTCGGGCAGCGACGAGAAGTTGGCCCGTGCGCAAGCCCTCGGCGCAGACGCCGGCTTCAACTACAAGACGGCGGATTGGGTCAAGGCCGTGCGGGAGGCGACGGGAGGGCAGGGGCCCGACCTGATCGTGGACGGCACGGGGGGCGCGACGTTCGAGCAGGCGCTGGACGCCGCGCGCCCGGGGGGCCGTGTGGTGAGCTACGGGGCCACGACGGGCAATGTGCCGGAGCTCACGGTGCGGCGAATCTTCTGGAAACACCTGAACGTGCTCGGAACGACGATGGGGTCTCCGGATGATTTTCGCGGGATGCTGGCGGCCTTCGGGGACGGTACCGTGCGTCCGGTCGTCGATCAGGTGTTTCCGCTTGCGGGGGCCGGCCGGGCGCTCCGGCGGATGGAACGCTCCGAGCAATTCGGCAAGATCGTGCTGCGAATCGCGTAG
- a CDS encoding glucosidase — translation MPGLPPSKPVPDAERRRLAEAYAGRAPWHRWGPYLSQREWGTVREDYSADGAAWDFFPHDHARSRAYRWAEDGLLGICDDGGLLCFALALWNGADPILKERPFGLSGPEGNHGEDVKEYYFFLDNTPTHSYMRALYKYPHRAFPYARLVAENRRRGREAPEFELIDTGVFDEDRYFDVTMEYAKAAPDDIVIRITAANRGPDPAPLHLLPTLWYRNTWAWGRDPRRPELRAEDAEARPGQAWRLVRAVHHELGEYRLACAGDPALLFTENESNARRLWNVGNRSRYVKDGIHDAVVAGAAGAVNPEPAGTKVAAHYAFTLAPKEARAVLLRLSKDPVHPPFLGAADIFAARQAEADAFYRALGPGEMSGDARRVQRQALAGLLWSKQFYHYDVQRWLDGDPAGPPPPAARKRGRNADWWHLDNADVISMPDTWEYPWYAAWDLAFHCVPLAMVDPEFAKRQLILIMREWYMHPNGQLPAYEWAFGDVNPPVHAWAAWRVYQLDQRLGGRPDHAFLERVFHKLLLNFTWWVNRKDAEGRNVFQGGFLGLDNIGVFDRSQPLPTGGHLDQADGTAWMGMFCLNMLAIALELARHDHAYEDVATKFFEHFLYIAGALNNLGGTGIPLWNEQDEFFYDVLHLPDDTYRTLAVRSAVGLLPLLAVETIEPDLLTMLPEFRSRMEWFLANRPDLAGLVSRWQEPGVGERRLLALARGHRMKRVLKRMLDPNEFLSDCGVRAVSRYHAGHPYVLEINGQTYRVDYEPAESRNGLFGGNSNWRGPVWIPINFLLIEALRRFHRYYGDDFLVECPTGSGTLRTLRGIADGLSRRLTRIFLRDEHGRRPVFGANERFQTDPHWRDHVPFYEYFHGDTGAGLGASHQTGWSALVATLLAETPDT, via the coding sequence GTGCCGGGTCTGCCTCCCTCGAAGCCGGTTCCCGACGCCGAGCGCCGCCGGCTGGCCGAGGCGTACGCCGGGCGCGCGCCGTGGCACCGCTGGGGCCCGTATCTGTCCCAGCGCGAGTGGGGCACCGTGCGGGAAGATTATTCGGCCGACGGGGCGGCCTGGGATTTCTTTCCGCACGACCACGCGCGCTCGCGCGCCTATCGGTGGGCCGAGGACGGCCTGCTCGGCATCTGCGACGACGGCGGGCTTCTGTGCTTCGCCCTCGCCCTGTGGAACGGCGCCGATCCGATCCTCAAAGAACGGCCGTTTGGATTGAGCGGTCCGGAGGGCAATCACGGCGAGGATGTCAAGGAATATTATTTCTTTCTCGACAACACGCCGACGCATTCGTACATGCGCGCGCTCTACAAGTACCCGCACCGCGCCTTTCCGTATGCGCGCCTCGTCGCGGAGAACCGCCGGCGCGGGCGGGAGGCGCCCGAGTTCGAGCTGATCGACACGGGGGTGTTCGACGAGGACCGGTACTTCGACGTCACGATGGAGTACGCGAAGGCGGCGCCCGACGACATCGTGATCCGGATCACGGCTGCGAACCGGGGCCCGGACCCCGCACCGCTCCACCTCCTGCCGACGCTGTGGTATCGCAACACCTGGGCGTGGGGCCGCGATCCCCGCCGGCCCGAACTTCGCGCCGAGGACGCGGAGGCCCGCCCCGGCCAGGCGTGGCGGCTGGTGCGCGCCGTGCATCACGAGCTCGGAGAGTACCGGCTGGCGTGCGCGGGCGACCCCGCGCTCTTGTTTACCGAGAACGAGTCGAACGCGCGGCGCCTCTGGAACGTCGGGAACCGGTCCCGCTACGTGAAGGACGGCATCCACGACGCGGTCGTCGCCGGCGCGGCGGGCGCGGTCAATCCCGAGCCGGCCGGGACGAAGGTCGCCGCCCACTACGCGTTCACGCTGGCGCCGAAGGAGGCCCGCGCGGTCCTGCTGCGGCTGTCGAAGGATCCCGTGCACCCGCCCTTCCTCGGCGCGGCCGACATCTTCGCGGCGCGGCAGGCCGAGGCGGACGCGTTCTACCGCGCGCTCGGGCCCGGCGAGATGTCGGGCGACGCGCGCCGTGTCCAGCGCCAGGCCCTGGCGGGGCTCTTGTGGAGCAAGCAGTTCTATCACTACGACGTCCAACGATGGCTCGACGGCGACCCGGCCGGCCCGCCGCCGCCCGCGGCGCGCAAGCGCGGTCGCAACGCCGATTGGTGGCACCTCGACAACGCCGACGTGATCTCGATGCCCGACACCTGGGAGTATCCGTGGTACGCGGCGTGGGATCTCGCCTTCCACTGCGTGCCGCTTGCGATGGTCGACCCCGAGTTCGCGAAGCGGCAGCTCATCCTCATCATGCGCGAGTGGTACATGCACCCGAACGGCCAGCTGCCGGCCTACGAATGGGCGTTCGGCGACGTCAATCCGCCGGTGCACGCCTGGGCGGCCTGGCGCGTCTACCAGCTGGACCAGCGGCTCGGCGGGCGGCCCGACCATGCGTTTCTCGAGCGGGTCTTTCACAAGCTGCTGCTCAACTTCACCTGGTGGGTGAACCGGAAGGATGCCGAGGGCCGGAACGTGTTCCAGGGCGGATTCCTCGGGCTCGACAACATCGGCGTCTTCGACCGGAGCCAGCCGCTGCCGACCGGCGGCCACCTGGATCAGGCCGACGGCACGGCCTGGATGGGCATGTTCTGCCTCAACATGCTCGCGATCGCCCTCGAGCTGGCGCGTCACGATCACGCCTACGAGGACGTCGCGACCAAATTCTTCGAGCACTTCCTCTACATCGCCGGGGCGCTCAACAACCTCGGCGGGACCGGCATCCCGTTGTGGAACGAGCAGGACGAGTTCTTCTACGACGTGCTCCACCTGCCCGACGACACCTACCGCACGCTCGCGGTGCGGTCCGCGGTGGGGCTGCTGCCGCTCCTGGCGGTGGAGACGATCGAGCCCGACCTGCTCACGATGCTGCCCGAGTTCCGGTCGCGCATGGAATGGTTCCTGGCCAACCGCCCGGATCTCGCCGGCCTCGTTTCCCGGTGGCAGGAGCCGGGGGTGGGAGAGCGCCGCCTCCTCGCGCTCGCGCGCGGGCATCGAATGAAGCGGGTGCTCAAGCGCATGCTGGACCCGAACGAGTTCCTGAGCGACTGCGGCGTGCGCGCGGTGAGCCGCTACCACGCCGGGCACCCGTACGTCTTGGAGATCAACGGGCAGACGTACCGCGTCGACTACGAGCCGGCCGAGTCGCGAAACGGGCTGTTCGGCGGCAACTCCAACTGGCGCGGGCCGGTCTGGATTCCGATCAACTTCCTGCTGATCGAGGCGCTGCGGCGATTTCACCGGTACTACGGCGATGATTTCCTCGTCGAGTGCCCGACCGGCTCGGGGACCCTGCGGACGCTGCGCGGGATCGCCGACGGCCTCTCCCGGCGCCTGACGCGCATTTTTCTGCGGGACGAGCACGGCCGCCGCCCGGTCTTCGGCGCGAACGAGCGGTTCCAGACCGATCCGCACTGGCGCGATCACGTGCCGTTCTACGAGTATTTTCACGGCGACACCGGGGCCGGTCTCGGGGCGAGTCATCAGACCGGCTGGAGCGCGCTCGTCGCCACGCTCCTCGCCGAGACGCCGGACACGTAG
- a CDS encoding amylo-alpha-1,6-glucosidase, which translates to MARAPDAGGAIASVAFGREVCGELGPGLRREWIVTNGLGGYASGTVAGVLTRRYHGLLVAALAPPVDRTVLVAGLVEWARLDDRRYPLSAHEYGDGTIDPHGYRYLEAFALDGILPVWTYALEDVLLERRIWMADGGNTTYVAYRVIRGDRPVTLEITPLVTYRGVHALRSGRDWRPALLPRPAGVTIRAGGAAAPFRLIVPTGGFSPQGAWWWNFLHREEGARGFDDREDFYAPGQFVLPLRPEGYGALVATTEYDPDLDAARALATAQARQQALLRRAGVEEGDALGRQLTLAADQFIVARGGGRSVLAGYHWFNDWGRDAMIALPGLTLATGRYPDAARILSAFAAFVRDGLLPNNFPDRAGEEPAYNTADASLWFVLALRAYHAAGPGDGLADDLCPVVREIIDRHVAGTRYGIGMDPRDGLLHAGQAGLQLTWMDAKIGDVVVTPRTGKPVEINALWYNTLRAAAALLAERDGAAASRCTALAERVRGAFRAKFVRPGRDALADVVDGPDDDDLTVRPNQIFAVSLPHPLLEGEAAARVVRAVGRALLTTYGLRSLASDAPGYRGTYDGDPVSRDRAYHEGTVWAWLLGPYAEAYHRVTGDAAGALALLRSFEHHLRDAGLGTISEIFDGDPPHRPRGCIAQAWSVAEVLRVWRNLRRHMEETGAQPSPPP; encoded by the coding sequence GTGGCGCGCGCGCCCGACGCCGGGGGGGCCATCGCGAGCGTCGCGTTCGGCCGCGAGGTGTGCGGCGAGTTGGGCCCCGGGCTCCGGCGCGAGTGGATCGTGACCAACGGCCTCGGCGGGTATGCGTCCGGAACGGTGGCCGGAGTCCTCACGCGGCGCTACCACGGCCTGCTCGTCGCGGCGCTGGCGCCGCCGGTCGACCGCACGGTGCTCGTGGCCGGCCTGGTCGAGTGGGCGCGTCTCGACGACCGCCGGTACCCGCTGTCGGCGCATGAGTACGGCGACGGCACGATCGATCCGCACGGCTACCGGTATCTGGAGGCGTTCGCGCTCGACGGCATCCTGCCGGTTTGGACGTACGCCCTCGAGGACGTGCTGCTGGAGCGGCGCATCTGGATGGCCGACGGCGGCAATACCACCTATGTCGCCTACCGGGTCATCCGCGGCGACCGGCCGGTGACGCTCGAGATCACGCCGCTCGTCACCTATCGCGGCGTCCACGCGCTGCGGTCGGGACGCGACTGGCGGCCGGCCCTCCTGCCGCGGCCGGCGGGCGTGACGATTCGCGCCGGCGGAGCAGCCGCGCCGTTCCGGCTGATCGTCCCAACCGGCGGGTTCAGTCCACAGGGTGCGTGGTGGTGGAATTTCCTTCACCGCGAAGAGGGAGCGCGCGGCTTCGACGACCGGGAGGACTTCTATGCGCCGGGGCAGTTTGTGCTGCCGCTCCGGCCGGAGGGCTACGGGGCGCTGGTCGCGACGACCGAATACGACCCCGATCTGGACGCGGCCCGGGCGCTCGCGACGGCGCAGGCGCGCCAGCAGGCCTTGCTGCGCCGGGCCGGCGTCGAAGAGGGGGATGCGCTCGGCCGGCAGTTGACGCTCGCCGCCGATCAGTTCATCGTGGCGCGGGGCGGGGGCCGGTCCGTGCTTGCCGGCTACCACTGGTTCAACGACTGGGGGCGCGACGCCATGATCGCGCTGCCGGGATTGACGCTCGCGACGGGGCGGTACCCGGACGCCGCGCGGATTCTCTCCGCCTTCGCCGCGTTCGTGCGGGACGGCCTCCTGCCCAACAATTTTCCAGATCGCGCAGGCGAAGAGCCGGCGTACAATACCGCCGACGCGTCGCTGTGGTTTGTCCTCGCGCTCCGCGCCTACCACGCGGCCGGCCCCGGCGACGGACTCGCGGACGATCTGTGCCCGGTCGTCCGGGAGATCATCGACCGGCACGTCGCCGGCACCCGGTACGGGATCGGGATGGACCCCCGCGACGGCCTGCTCCACGCGGGCCAGGCCGGGCTGCAGCTTACCTGGATGGATGCCAAGATCGGCGACGTGGTCGTGACCCCACGCACCGGCAAGCCGGTCGAGATCAACGCCCTCTGGTACAACACGCTCCGGGCCGCGGCGGCGCTGCTGGCGGAACGGGACGGCGCCGCGGCGTCGCGGTGCACCGCCCTTGCGGAGCGAGTGCGCGGCGCCTTCCGCGCGAAATTCGTCCGGCCCGGGCGCGATGCGCTGGCCGACGTGGTCGATGGTCCGGACGACGACGACCTGACCGTGCGCCCCAACCAGATCTTCGCGGTGTCGCTGCCCCACCCGCTCCTCGAGGGCGAGGCGGCCGCCCGCGTCGTGCGGGCGGTCGGGCGGGCGTTGCTGACGACCTACGGGCTCCGCTCGCTGGCCTCCGACGCGCCGGGCTACCGCGGGACCTACGACGGCGATCCGGTGAGCCGGGACCGCGCCTACCACGAGGGCACCGTGTGGGCCTGGCTGCTCGGTCCGTACGCGGAGGCGTATCATCGCGTCACCGGCGACGCCGCCGGCGCGCTCGCGCTGCTGCGTTCGTTCGAGCATCATCTGCGCGACGCCGGCCTCGGAACGATCTCGGAGATCTTCGACGGGGACCCGCCTCACCGGCCGCGCGGGTGCATCGCCCAGGCCTGGAGCGTGGCGGAGGTACTGCGGGTGTGGCGCAACCTTCGCCGGCACATGGAGGAAACCGGAGCCCAGCCATCGCCACCGCCGTGA
- a CDS encoding type II toxin-antitoxin system VapB family antitoxin — protein MRTTLNIDASLLRRAARLTGVSKKTALVRLGLEALAARESARRLAKLGGSEPHLRPIRRPRCMTLVDTSVWIDHRRRILDA, from the coding sequence ATGCGGACGACGTTGAACATCGACGCGTCGCTGCTGCGGCGTGCCGCCCGGTTGACGGGCGTCTCGAAGAAGACGGCCCTCGTGCGGCTCGGTCTGGAGGCGCTCGCGGCCCGCGAGAGCGCCCGGCGACTCGCGAAACTCGGTGGATCCGAGCCGCATCTCAGACCCATCAGGCGGCCGCGTTGCATGACGCTCGTCGATACCTCCGTGTGGATCGACCATCGACGCAGAATTCTGGACGCGTGA
- a CDS encoding nitroreductase family protein, translated as MTVSDAAVGEVPAILAARRTVRFYKADPVSEDLVRTLLEAAAAAPSAHNAQPARYVVIRSPEVKRRLAERMAGRWRRDLERSGTPDTAVRVELRFSTRRFSEAPVLILVGYTLAGMDVYPDRARRGAEQVMAVQSAAAGIQNLLLAASANGLGACWCCAPLFCPGIVRRALGLPRDFAPQALLTIGYPAHTPPVPPRKPLHEIVAFR; from the coding sequence GTGACGGTGTCTGATGCGGCCGTCGGTGAAGTGCCCGCGATCCTGGCGGCGCGGCGCACCGTCCGATTCTACAAGGCCGATCCGGTGTCGGAGGATCTGGTCCGCACGCTGCTCGAGGCTGCGGCCGCTGCGCCGTCCGCCCACAACGCGCAGCCGGCCCGGTACGTCGTCATCCGGTCGCCCGAAGTGAAGCGGCGGCTCGCCGAGCGCATGGCGGGCCGGTGGCGGCGGGATCTCGAACGCAGCGGCACGCCCGACACCGCCGTTCGCGTGGAGCTCCGGTTCTCGACGCGGCGCTTCAGCGAAGCGCCGGTCCTCATTCTCGTCGGGTACACCTTGGCCGGGATGGACGTCTACCCGGACCGCGCGCGCCGCGGTGCCGAGCAGGTCATGGCGGTGCAGAGCGCCGCCGCCGGGATCCAGAACCTGCTGCTCGCCGCGTCCGCGAACGGCCTCGGGGCGTGCTGGTGCTGCGCGCCGCTGTTCTGCCCGGGGATTGTCCGGCGCGCGCTCGGTCTCCCCCGCGACTTCGCCCCGCAGGCCCTGCTGACGATCGGCTATCCCGCCCACACGCCGCCGGTGCCGCCGCGGAAGCCCCTCCACGAGATCGTGGCGTTCCGGTAG
- the cofD gene encoding 2-phospho-L-lactate transferase, with product MIAVLCGGVGGVKLVDGLAAVLRDPSALTVIVNTADDWQHLGLHISPDVDTVLYTLAGLVSGERGWGLEGETWAALEMLERYGLPVWFRLGDRDLATHIARTLWLRAGRRPTEVTAALARALGVVPRVLPMTDGRVATFVLTPAGRLPFQEYFVRRGARDPVQGVELDGIESAEPSLEVLEAVRESALIVLAPSNPLVSLGPILALRGMDAALRDSAALRIAVTPLIGGAAVKGPTVEMLRGTGLRPDPAAIASLYRRCIDIFLLDERDRALAETVAAPGLSVECADTLMADAAGRRRLARDILGIARARGVQVAVRPA from the coding sequence GTGATCGCGGTCCTCTGCGGCGGAGTCGGCGGGGTCAAGCTGGTCGACGGGCTCGCCGCCGTCCTGCGTGATCCCTCGGCGCTGACCGTCATCGTGAACACCGCGGACGATTGGCAGCATCTCGGCCTGCACATCTCGCCGGACGTGGACACGGTCCTCTACACGCTCGCCGGTCTGGTGAGCGGGGAGCGCGGCTGGGGCCTCGAAGGCGAGACCTGGGCGGCGCTCGAGATGCTGGAGCGCTACGGGCTGCCGGTATGGTTTCGTCTCGGGGACCGCGACCTCGCCACGCACATCGCCCGGACGCTCTGGCTGCGCGCGGGCCGGCGCCCGACGGAGGTGACCGCGGCGCTCGCCAGGGCACTCGGCGTGGTCCCGCGGGTGCTGCCGATGACCGACGGCCGCGTCGCGACGTTCGTCCTGACGCCGGCCGGCCGCCTGCCGTTTCAGGAGTACTTCGTCCGGCGGGGTGCGCGGGACCCCGTGCAGGGCGTCGAGCTCGACGGTATCGAGAGCGCCGAGCCCTCGCTCGAGGTGCTCGAAGCCGTCCGCGAGTCCGCCCTGATCGTTCTCGCGCCGAGCAACCCGCTCGTCAGTCTCGGCCCCATCCTGGCCCTCCGCGGCATGGACGCGGCGCTCCGCGACAGCGCCGCCCTGCGCATCGCGGTGACGCCGTTGATCGGGGGAGCGGCGGTCAAGGGGCCGACCGTGGAAATGCTGCGGGGGACCGGCCTTCGGCCGGACCCGGCCGCGATCGCATCACTCTACCGGCGGTGCATCGACATCTTTCTGCTGGATGAGCGGGATCGGGCGCTTGCGGAGACCGTCGCGGCGCCGGGCCTCTCGGTCGAATGCGCCGATACCCTGATGGCGGACGCGGCCGGACGGCGGCGCCTCGCGCGCGACATCCTCGGCATCGCCCGCGCCCGCGGCGTGCAGGTGGCCGTCAGGCCTGCGTGA
- the cofC gene encoding 2-phospho-L-lactate guanylyltransferase, whose product MRARVIVPQHALSEAKSRLGRVLSTRRRAELSLALLRHVCAALRATADVEGIVIMTPDPAVRAHAARWGVPTRPDPGPEFNRALSEVIRATAARLHAVVVVAADLPLLRPADVAALLAAGDHGRLVLAPSKEGTGTNAVVVPPGLTFHAAYGPGSLSAHRRAARALGPEALEIRRPGLAFDLDTESDLLALDGRGGYGVTPAASRPGWR is encoded by the coding sequence GTGAGAGCCCGCGTCATCGTCCCGCAGCACGCCTTGTCCGAGGCCAAGAGCCGGCTTGGACGCGTCCTCTCCACGCGGCGGCGCGCGGAGTTGAGCCTCGCGCTGCTTCGACACGTCTGCGCGGCCTTGCGGGCGACCGCGGACGTCGAAGGGATCGTCATCATGACGCCGGATCCCGCCGTCCGGGCCCACGCCGCCCGGTGGGGCGTCCCCACGCGACCGGATCCTGGGCCCGAGTTCAATCGGGCGCTCTCGGAGGTGATCCGGGCGACGGCGGCGCGGTTGCACGCGGTCGTGGTCGTGGCGGCGGATCTTCCTCTGCTTCGGCCGGCCGATGTGGCCGCGCTGCTCGCCGCGGGAGACCACGGCCGCCTGGTGCTCGCGCCGTCAAAGGAAGGGACGGGGACCAACGCGGTCGTCGTGCCGCCCGGACTCACGTTTCACGCCGCGTACGGTCCGGGCAGCCTGTCGGCCCATCGGCGGGCCGCCCGCGCCCTCGGCCCCGAGGCCCTCGAGATTCGACGGCCGGGGCTCGCGTTTGACCTCGATACCGAGTCGGATCTTC